A DNA window from Doryrhamphus excisus isolate RoL2022-K1 chromosome 2, RoL_Dexc_1.0, whole genome shotgun sequence contains the following coding sequences:
- the cetn4 gene encoding uncharacterized protein cetn4 isoform X1 yields MATSYRKAAPSTSLKKKTASKIELSEEQKQEIKEAFDLFDTDGTGKIDVKELKVAMRALGFEPKKEEIKKMIADIDKEGSGTIDYNDFLCMMSLKMSEKDSKEEILKAFRLFDDDCTGKISFKNLKRVAKELGENLTDEELQEMIDEADRDGDGEVNEQEFLRIMKKTNLY; encoded by the exons ATG GCGACATCTTACCGGAAAGCAGCCCCGTCGACCAGCCTGAAGAAGAAAACCGCTTCGAAGATTGAGCTGAGCGAGGAACAGAAGCAGGAGATCAAGGAGGCGTTTGACCTCTTTGACACCGATGGAACTGGCAAGATTGACGTCAAAGAACTCAAG GTTGCCATGAGAGCGCTTGGTTTCGAACCCAAGAAGGAAGAAATCAAGAAGATGATCGCAGACATTGACAAAGAAGGTTCCGGAACAATCGACTACAATGACTTCCTCTGCATGATGTCTCTGAAAATG AGTGAAAAGGATTCCAAGGAAGAGATCCTGAAAGCCTTCCGACTGTTTGACGACGACTGCACGGGGAAAATCTCCTTCAAGAATCTGAAGAGGGTCGCCAAGGAGCTGGGAGAGAACCTCACTGATGAAGAGCTGCAG GAGATGATCGACGAGGCGGATCGAGACGGAGACGGCGAAGTCAACGAGCAGGAGTTTTTGCGAATAATGAAGAAAACCAACCTCTACTGA
- the cetn4 gene encoding centrin-1 isoform X2 gives MRALGFEPKKEEIKKMIADIDKEGSGTIDYNDFLCMMSLKMSEKDSKEEILKAFRLFDDDCTGKISFKNLKRVAKELGENLTDEELQEMIDEADRDGDGEVNEQEFLRIMKKTNLY, from the exons ATGAGAGCGCTTGGTTTCGAACCCAAGAAGGAAGAAATCAAGAAGATGATCGCAGACATTGACAAAGAAGGTTCCGGAACAATCGACTACAATGACTTCCTCTGCATGATGTCTCTGAAAATG AGTGAAAAGGATTCCAAGGAAGAGATCCTGAAAGCCTTCCGACTGTTTGACGACGACTGCACGGGGAAAATCTCCTTCAAGAATCTGAAGAGGGTCGCCAAGGAGCTGGGAGAGAACCTCACTGATGAAGAGCTGCAG GAGATGATCGACGAGGCGGATCGAGACGGAGACGGCGAAGTCAACGAGCAGGAGTTTTTGCGAATAATGAAGAAAACCAACCTCTACTGA